In Tenebrio molitor unplaced genomic scaffold, icTenMoli1.1 SCAFFOLD_112, whole genome shotgun sequence, a single genomic region encodes these proteins:
- the LOC138140685 gene encoding muramidase-released protein-like, translating into MTTDNTSACPGARNSLFKRTSAFGVVLGIAGAGLMLASPASAATYQDGPMPGIWSPAVSKVVAGAKHQEGPNADKSIDGLGVWQGQDVKYEIGVDVSVPDSAGDVQFLEVHDQLPAGFTANEKSLAVYDSRKGTGAEGDESALVAAENYEVTLGDSGELVVAFTPEWLEANVGGEAGDGRLAITFEVKVADDAPAYSAQENVASQILGVPSIEEDAEEGELDYYEFTTDPATILIPGVEPSEQVLGVDGAPIEDRVAVGGDKLIYQVALDGTFGQDVEGEDGEESTPTALDLAYDVKTFGIVDDFDEAVLSVNAGDVRVLDAAGTDSTDLFDITVEKGVLSVTAKGDGPRGSVPAAVLGKDYTVEYTATVKDVKEQVSATGETVQVIDDREHPVEAESSVEVAPVIPTKQAVAELGSDEALTEVPRGEFAYTLGSSEHPANALTPLGSWALSDVYTSGDRSLHDAWTVTTDTGFTDAEGNELFAAGAVIADPENAEYFVLKPVGDSYSVVATQAFLDLVNADTEKAHSWSVDVAATRTAEEGTRVSNTGYEDRNEVERAASVTTGTVAGVPGEELPVDPPVDPEEPTDPEEPPVDPEDPKDPEEPTDPEEPGEDPAPGEDPAPNPDEEPAPDEDGITDGDLSTDISVESYVIDAEGNRVDADSAEEIFALTADEDGSSAPVTLEYEITNSGESEFTGVLLEVEPRDGSTGTLTQPVAVDDEGEPIPNEDGLGTEALKQLGAGESVTFEVPLAVACVEADGSHVNIATVTAMSAAGETVTDDTAPEETAPEGDAVPEGDIAPEDEKGEVEKTDIVDMAGDGSAEAEPVATEDEKPAEDSELTEVSDTDELHVGFVKDEAPVEDEKPADDEAGEDDGALTKPEDGTVDPQFTADPKGAVTGLADTGSNGGLMTAVGGGLLALAGAGVTLMARMRKVGSSFFG; encoded by the coding sequence ATGACCACCGACAACACCAGTGCGTGCCCAGGGGCACGGAACTCACTGTTCAAGCGTACTTCCGCCTTCGGCGTCGTGCTCGGCATCGCCGGCGCGGGGCTGATGCTTGCCTCCCCGGCGAGCGCAGCGACCTACCAGGACGGCCCCATGCCGGGCATCTGGAGCCCGGCGGTGTCCAAGGTCGTCGCCGGTGCCAAGCACCAGGAGGGCCCGAACGCCGACAAGTCGATCGATGGTCTGGGTGTCTGGCAGGGCCAGGATGTCAAGTACGAGATCGGCGTCGACGTCTCCGTCCCCGACAGCGCTGGCGACGTGCAGTTCCTCGAGGTCCACGATCAGCTCCCCGCAGGCTTCACCGCCAACGAGAAGTCGCTCGCGGTCTACGACTCGCGCAAGGGCACCGGCGCCGAGGGCGACGAGTCCGCACTGGTGGCCGCGGAGAACTACGAGGTCACCCTCGGCGACTCCGGCGAGCTCGTGGTGGCCTTCACCCCTGAATGGCTCGAGGCCAACGTGGGTGGCGAGGCCGGAGACGGTCGTCTGGCGATCACCTTCGAGGTCAAGGTCGCAGACGATGCACCCGCGTACAGCGCGCAGGAGAACGTCGCCTCGCAGATCCTGGGCGTGCCCAGCATCGAGGAGGACGCCGAAGAGGGTGAGCTGGACTACTACGAGTTCACCACCGATCCGGCGACCATCCTCATCCCGGGCGTCGAGCCCTCCGAGCAGGTGCTCGGCGTCGATGGCGCTCCCATCGAGGACCGGGTCGCTGTCGGCGGCGACAAGCTCATCTACCAGGTGGCCCTGGATGGCACCTTCGGCCAGGACGTCGAGGGAGAGGATGGCGAAGAGAGCACCCCCACCGCGCTGGATCTGGCGTACGACGTGAAGACCTTCGGTATCGTCGACGACTTCGACGAGGCTGTGCTCTCGGTGAATGCGGGCGATGTCCGGGTGCTGGACGCTGCCGGCACCGACTCGACTGATCTCTTCGACATCACCGTCGAAAAGGGTGTGCTCTCGGTGACGGCCAAGGGTGACGGGCCTCGAGGCTCTGTCCCCGCAGCCGTGCTGGGCAAGGACTACACCGTCGAGTACACCGCGACCGTGAAGGACGTCAAGGAGCAGGTCTCTGCGACCGGCGAGACCGTCCAGGTGATCGATGACCGCGAGCACCCCGTCGAGGCTGAGAGCAGCGTCGAGGTGGCTCCCGTGATCCCGACCAAGCAGGCTGTGGCTGAGCTGGGCTCTGACGAGGCGCTCACCGAGGTCCCGCGCGGCGAGTTCGCCTACACGCTGGGCTCCTCGGAGCACCCGGCGAACGCTCTCACTCCGCTGGGCAGCTGGGCGCTGTCGGATGTCTACACCTCCGGCGACCGCTCGCTGCACGATGCGTGGACGGTTACCACGGACACCGGGTTCACCGACGCCGAGGGCAACGAGCTCTTCGCGGCCGGCGCCGTGATCGCGGATCCCGAGAACGCCGAGTACTTCGTGCTCAAGCCGGTCGGCGATTCGTACAGCGTCGTGGCCACCCAGGCGTTCCTGGACCTGGTCAACGCCGACACCGAGAAGGCGCACAGCTGGTCTGTCGACGTCGCGGCGACCCGCACGGCGGAGGAGGGCACTCGCGTGTCCAACACCGGCTACGAGGATCGCAACGAGGTCGAGCGTGCGGCGTCGGTCACCACCGGCACCGTGGCGGGTGTTCCCGGCGAGGAGCTCCCGGTCGATCCGCCGGTGGACCCGGAAGAGCCCACCGATCCTGAGGAGCCCCCGGTTGACCCCGAGGATCCGAAGGATCCCGAGGAGCCCACCGATCCCGAAGAGCCGGGAGAAGACCCCGCGCCCGGTGAGGATCCTGCACCGAACCCCGACGAGGAGCCTGCTCCCGACGAGGACGGCATCACCGACGGAGACCTGAGCACCGATATCTCTGTGGAGAGCTACGTGATCGATGCCGAGGGCAACCGGGTCGACGCCGACTCCGCCGAGGAGATCTTCGCGCTCACCGCTGACGAGGACGGCTCGTCCGCCCCGGTCACGCTGGAGTACGAGATCACCAACTCCGGCGAGTCGGAGTTCACGGGCGTCCTGCTCGAGGTCGAGCCGCGTGATGGTTCCACCGGCACGCTCACCCAGCCGGTGGCTGTGGACGACGAGGGCGAGCCGATCCCGAACGAGGACGGCCTGGGCACCGAGGCGCTCAAGCAGCTGGGTGCCGGCGAGAGCGTCACCTTCGAGGTCCCCCTGGCCGTGGCCTGTGTCGAGGCGGACGGCTCGCATGTCAACATCGCCACCGTCACGGCGATGTCTGCCGCAGGTGAGACCGTGACGGACGACACTGCGCCTGAGGAGACTGCCCCTGAAGGGGACGCAGTGCCCGAGGGCGACATCGCACCGGAGGACGAGAAGGGTGAGGTCGAGAAGACCGACATCGTCGACATGGCCGGGGATGGCTCCGCTGAGGCAGAGCCTGTCGCCACCGAGGACGAGAAGCCCGCTGAGGACAGCGAGCTCACCGAGGTCTCCGACACCGACGAGCTGCATGTCGGCTTCGTCAAGGACGAGGCCCCGGTCGAGGACGAGAAGCCCGCTGACGACGAGGCGGGCGAGGACGACGGTGCTCTGACCAAGCCCGAGGACGGCACCGTCGATCCGCAGTTCACCGCGGATCCCAAGGGCGCCGTGACCGGCCTGGCCGACACCGGCAGCAACGGTGGCCTGATGACCGCCGTCGGCGGTGGCCTGCTGGCCCTGGCTGGAGCGGGCGTCACCCTCATGGCGCGTATGCGCAAGGTAGGCTCGTCCTTCTTCGGATGA